The following proteins come from a genomic window of Lycium ferocissimum isolate CSIRO_LF1 chromosome 4, AGI_CSIRO_Lferr_CH_V1, whole genome shotgun sequence:
- the LOC132052250 gene encoding protein REDUCED CHLOROPLAST COVERAGE 3 produces MAPRSGRGKGNRAKTDKKKKEEKVIPSVIDITIITPYETEVVLKGISTDRILDVRKLLDANVETCHFTNYSLSHEVKGPKLNDKLDVAILKPCLLRMVEEEYTEESQVVDHVRRLLDIVACTTRFSKPKPGKSTTAKKRNGSSRPASPPDGVAAPSLEPAAQEENEMVAIHPIPKLSDFYDFFSFSNLSPPILSLKRVDCNNAKARRDGDYFELQIKICNGKTLQVVAAVKGFYTSGKPLMRSHCLVDLLQQLSQAFANAYESLMKAFIEHNKFGNLPYGFRSNTWLVPPSVVDSASNFIQLPVEDESWGGNGGGQGRNGEHDHRSWATDFAVLKNLPCKTEEERVFRDRKAFLLHNLFLDVSIFKAVSAIYQVMDSTLRGTSNCALGSVLSEDRIGDLSIIVKRDFGDASLKEVKVIGSRDSNVSAEDVARRNLIKGVTADESVVIHDTSSLGMVVVKHCGYTAIVKVVGDIRVDRSLPQDIKIDDQADGGANALNINSLRLLLHKPMTASGGGQLPRSDSDDHANSMSLVHKIIKDGLSKLKGMDDKSKGSIRWELGSCWVQHLQKQETPSEDTVGNDGKVEPTVKGLGKRFKMLKKREKRPSNVSSMDDNEADDVTDSTLNTESGSTELSNGNPKCEAEWRKFISREAYLRLKESGMDLHLKSVDELVEMARKYYDEVAIPKLVTDFASLELSPVDGRTLTDFMHLRGLQMRSLGHVVELAEKLPHIQSLCIHEMVTRAFKHVLRAVIASVDNVANLSAAIASSLNFLFGSAATQDSDENHILKMQWLRKFLVERFGWRLKDEFQQLRKLSVLRGLCHKIGLELVPKDYDMECPYPFSKSDVISVLPLCKHVGCSSADGRTLLESSKVALDKGKLEDAVMCGTKALAKMIAVCGPYHRSTASAYSLLAVVLYHTGDFNQATIYQQKALDINERELGLDHPDTMKSYGDLSVFYYRLQHIELALKYVNRALFLLHFTCGLSHPNTAATYINVAMMEEGMGNVHIALRYLHEALKCNQRLLGVDHIQTAASYHAIAIALSLMEAYSLSVQHEQTTLQILQAKLGADDLRTQDAAAWLEYFESKALEQQEAARTGAPRLDASIASKGHLSVSDLLDYISPGQGSKTIEAQRKRRSKVLPVDDQSKKGEHDGISNNPMDHDVTENPVTIVEVNKKEDDIEKVTREVEGINVTSNEEPVEIIHETSSDEGWQEANSKTRTGHGSGKMFNRRQPSLAKIKTNLEYFFPRDSSSRKEVTSQGQKVLSKNGLGEFSPAKQLKAASVSSGKSTNLSAKMTVAEVSRTSNVTVSSPPASLATMASKSLSYKEVAVSPPGTVLKPLLEKVEELNEDKTDSQICVSPTETSEEDGRHSVTTEATPANDRDGQGIHEDEVQISGSESDKSSLEPEDVSCSSNEEKCLRRIRSKLSAAAEPFNPGAYHLTHMLISAAVTSVYDVRASQGMLTEPVGFPSIAERVPCGPRSSLYHRTSHSRMKNGYVKYQSPAAELSSYDYPRIMNPHAPEFVPRKTQPTTLASEDSKVAIDADSSTGLNNAVTIGSAEEKHDKKATFNVKNVRSTKISSHADREELARQIQNSFIVKSKLNNSDVASEFPVSSAKASADNATKLQSGSEGKQELLTEANKYSGPKTVDVNKNKHEDAEGFLPVIKRRRNRRQFAQGINGLYSQQSICA; encoded by the exons ATGGCACCAAGATCAGGCAGGGGAAAGGGAAACAGAGCAAAAACagacaagaagaagaaagaagagaaag TGATTCCCAGTGTTATTGACATAACCATCATCACTCCCTATGAAACTGAAGTTGTTCTCAAG GGCATATCGACGGACAGGATACTGGATGTGAGGAAGCTGCTAGATGCCAATGTTGAAACATGTCATTTCACGAACTATTCTTTGTCTCACGAG GTGAAGGGACCAAAACTAAATGACAAGTTAGATGTTGCGATTCTGAAGCCATGTTTGCTGAGAATGGTTGAAG AGGAGTACACGGAGGAGTCTCAGGTAGTGGATCATGTCCGCAGGCTACTGGACATCGTGGCGTGCACTACCCGCTTCTCCAAGCCCAAGCCCGGAAAATCAACAACTGCTAAGAAGCGAAATGGTTCAAGCCGGCCAGCGTCGCCGCCAGATGGAGTGGCGGCTCCTTCATTGGAGCCGGCGGCGCAGGAAGAGAATGAAATGGTGGCGATACATCCAATTCCTAAGCTCTCTGATTTCTATGacttcttctctttctccaaCCTCTCTCCGCCTATACTCA GTTTGAAAAGAGTGGATTGTAACAATGCTAAAGCAAGGCGAGATGGCGACTATTTCGAATTACAG ATTAAGATATGCAATGGAAAGACATTGCAAGTGGTTGCAGCAGTAAAAGGTTTCTACACTTCAGGGAAGCCACTTATGCGAAGCCATTGCTTGGTTGATCTTCTGCAACAGCTCAGCCAAGCTTTTGCTAAT GCATATGAATCCTTGATGAAGGCTTTTATAGAACATAACAAG TTTGGTAATCTTCCATATGGTTTCCGCTCCAACACATGGCTTGTCCCTCCATCCGTTGTTGATTCTGCATCAAACTTCATTCAGCTTCCGGTGGAAGATGAGAGTTGGGGTGGCAATGGCGGAGGTCAGGGAAGGAATGGAGAGCATGATCATAGATCATGGGCTACAGATTTTGCAGTATTGAAAAACCTTCCTTGCAAAACTGAGGAGGAGAGGGTGTTTCGAGACCGAAAGGCTTTTTTGCTTCATAATCTTTTCCTTGACGTCTCTATTTTTAAAGCTGTCTCGGCCATATACCAAGTCATGGATTCTACTTTGAGGGGTACCTCAAATTGTGCTCTGGGCTCAGTACTCTCTGAGGATCGCATTGGTGACTTGTCTATTATAGTTAAAAGAGATTTCGGGGATGCTAGCCTGAAAGAAGTCAAAGTTATCGGCAGTAGAGATTCTAATGTATCTGCTGAGGATGTTGCtcgaagaaatttaattaaaggAGTAACTGCAGATGAAAGTGTTGTCATACAC GACACATCTTCATTGGGCATGGTGGTTGTGAAACATTGTGGTTACACAGCAATTGTGAAAGTTGTTGGTGACATTCGTGTGGATAGAAGTCTGCCTCAGGATATCAAAATCGACGACCAAGCAGATGGGGGAGCCAATGCACTCAACATCAACAG CTTACGCCTTCTGCTTCACAAGCCAATGACTGCTTCCGGAGGTGGTCAATTGCCCCGGTCTGATTCGGATGACCATGCAAATTCAATGTCTTTGGTCCATAAAATCATTAAGGATGGTTTGAGTAAGTTAAAGGGGATGGATGATAAATCCAAAGGGTCCATCAGATGGGAACTTGGTTCTTGTTGGGTTCAGCATCTACAAAAGCAGGAAACACCATCAGAAGACACGGTTGGGAATGATGGTAAGGTTGAACCCACAGTTAAGGGACTTGGAAAGCGATTTAAAATGCTCAAAAAGAGGGAAAAGAGACCAAGTAATGTTAGTTCCATGGATGACAATGAAGCAGATGATGTGACAGACAGCACTCTGAACACAGAAAGTGGCTCGACGGAACTAAGCAATGGCAACCCAAAGTGTGAAGCTGAATGGAGGAAGTTTATCTCTCGAGAAGCTTACCTTCGTTTGAAAGAAAGTGGGATGGATCTCCATCTGAAG TCAGTGGATGAACTTGTCGAAATGGCCCGCAAGTATTATGATGAAGTTGCTATCCCGAAACTG GTTACAGACTTTGCATCGTTGGAACTTTCTCCAGTTGATGGACGCACCCTTACCGACTTCATGCATCTAAGAGGATTACAAATGCGTTCTTTGGGTCATGTG GTTGAACTTGCGGAGAAGCTTCCTCACATACAGTCGCTTTGTATTCATGAGATGGTTACTCGAGCTTTCAAGCATGTACTTAGAGCTGTCATTGCCTCTGTTGACAATGTGGCCAACTTGTCAGCTGCTATAGCCTCATCGTTAAATTTCTTGTTTGGGTCCGCTGCCACACAAGACAGTGATGAAAACCACATTCTCAAGATGCAATGGTTAAGGAAATTCCTGGTTGAAAGATTTGGTTGGAGattaaaagatgaattccaaCAGTTGAGGAAATTGTcggtcctccgcgggctttgtcATAAG ATTGGATTAGAGTTGGTTCCAAAAGATTATGATATGGAATGCCCATACCCCTTCAGTAAAAGTGATGTTATCAGCGTACTACCTTTGTGTAAA CATGTCGGATGCTCTTCTGCTGATGGACGGACTTTACTAGAATCATCTAAGGTTGCTCTTGACAAAGGGAAGTTGGAAGATGCTGTAATGTGTGGAACAAAG GCCCTGGCAAAAATGATAGCTGTATGTGGCCCCTATCACCGTTCCACTGCAAGTGCATATAGCCTCCTGGCTGTTGTCCTTTATCACACTGGAGACTTCAATCAG GCAACAATTTATCAACAGAAGGCATTGGATATCAATGAGAGGGAGCTAGGACTCGACCATCCAGATACAATGAAAAGTTATGGGGATCTTTCTGTATTCTACTATCGTCTCCAACACATTGAGTTGGCTCTAAA GTATGTCAACCGTGCtttatttcttcttcactttaCATGTGGACTATCTCACCCAAACACAGCTGCCACATACATAAATGTGGCTATGATGGAAGAGGGCATGGGAAATGTACATATTGCTCTTAGATATCTACACGAAGCCCTTAAATGCAACCAAAGATTACTGGGAGTAGATCATATACAG ACTGCTGCCAGCTATCATGCCATAGCCATAGCTCTTTCTCTCATGGAAGCATATTCACTGAGTGTGCAACATGAGCAAACTACATTGCAGATTCTTCAAGCAAAACTAGGAGCAGATGATCTCCGTACTCAG GATGCTGCTGCATGGCTAGAGTACTTTGAATCGAAAGCCTTAGAGCAGCAAGAAGCTGCAAGAACTGGAGCTCCGAGACTAGATGCATCCATTGCTAGCAAAGGTCACCTCAG TGTGTCAGACCTACTGGATTACATTAGTCCTGGCCAGGGTTCAAAGACCATAGAAGCGCAGAGGAAACGACGTTCAAAG GTGTTGCCAGTAGATGATCAATCTAAAAAGGGAGAGCATGATGGAATAAGTAACAACCCCATGGATCATGATGTTACAGAAAATCCTGTGACCATAGTAGAAGTTAACAAGAAAGAAGACGACATAGAGAAGGTCACTAGAGAAGTTGAAGGCATCAATGTCACTAGTAATGAGGAACCAGTGGAAATAATACACGAAACAAGTTCTGATGAGGGGTGGCAGGAAGCAAATTCAAAAACACGGACGGGGCATGGCAGTGGCAAGATGTTCAACCGAAGGCAACCTAGTCTTGCCAAGATCAAAACAAACTTGGAATACTTTTTCCCCCGTGACAGCAGTTCCAGGAAGGAAGTTACTTCACAAGGACAAAAGGTGCTATCGAAGAATGGTTTAGGTGAATTTTCTCCTGCAAAGCAACTAAAGGCTGCTAGCGTCAGTTCAGGAAAGTCAACCAATCTCTCGGCTAAAATGACTGTTGCCGAAGTTTCTCGCACATCAAATGTCACTGTTTCCTCTCCTCCTGCCTCTCTTGCTACCATGGCTTCAAAATCCTTATCATACAAAGAAGTGGCGGTGTCACCACCAGGTACGGTTCTAAAGCCTTTAttggagaaagtagaagaaTTAAATGAGGATAAAACTGATTCCCAGATCTGCGTTAGTCCAACTGAAACATCAGAAGAAGATGGAAGGCACTCAGTGACGACAGAGGCTACACCTGCCAATGACCGAGACGGACAAGGAATCCATGAAGATGAAGTCCAGATAAGTGGATCCGAGTCAGATAAATCTTCCCTGGAGCCTGAAGATGTTTCATGTTCAAGTAATGAGGAAAAATGTTTACGACGAATTAGGAGTAAGCTATCAGCAGCTGCTGAACCATTCAATCCAGGTGCCTACCATTTGACTCATATGTTGATTTCTGCTGCTGTCACTAGTGTCTATGATGTTAGAGCCAGCCAAGGCATGCTTACTGAACCAGTGGGATTTCCATCAATTGCTGAGAGAGTTCCTTGTGGTCCCAGATCATCTTTGTACCACAGGACAAGCCATTCTCGCATGAAAAACGGATATGTGAAGTACCAAAGCCCTGCTGCTGAATTAAGCAGTTATGATTATCCAAGAATCATGAATCCACATGCACCTGAATTTGTTCCAAGAAAAACACAGCCAACGACTCTTGCAAGTGAAGATTCAAAAGTGGCTATTGATGCTGATTCTTCCACAGGGTTGAATAACGCTGTCACAATAGGTTCAGCAGAGGAGAAGCATGATAAAAAAGCTACATTTAATGTCAAAAATGTTAGATCAACAAAGATCAGTTCACATGCTGACAGGGAAGAGCTAGCTAGGCAAATACAAAATAGCTTCATTGTGAAGTCGAAACTGAATAATTCAGATGTTGCAAGTGAATTTCCAGTTAGCTCTGCCAAAGCAAGTGCAGATAATGCAACTAAATTGCAGTCTGGAAGTGAAGGGAAACAGGAACTTTTGACAGAAGCAAATAAATATAGCGGGCCAAAGACAGTTgatgtaaataaaaataagcatgaGGATGCAGAAGGTTTTTTGCCTGTGATAAAGCGAAGAAGAAACAGGAGACAATTTGCCCAAGGAATAAATGGTTTGTACAGTCAGCAGTCTATTTGTGCTTAA
- the LOC132052251 gene encoding pyrophosphate-energized vacuolar membrane proton pump-like: MGSALLSDLGTEIVIPICAVIGIVFSLVQWYLVSLVKLSPEHGENKKNGFNDSLIEEEEGINDQNVVVKCADIQNAISEGATSFLFTEYQYVGIFMVAFAVLIFLFLGSVEGFSTKSQPCTYNKEKMCKPALATAIFSTISFLLGAVTSVVSGFLGMKIATYANARTTLEARKGVGKAFITAFRSGAVMGFLLAANGLLVLYITINLFKLYYGDDWEGLFEAITGYGLGGSSMALFGRVGGGIYTKAADVGADLVGKVERNIPEDDPRNPAVIADNVGDNVGDIAGMGSDLFGSYAESSCAALVVASISSFGTNHDFTAMCYPLLISSMGILVCLITTLFATDFFEIKAVKEIEPALKNQLIISTALMTVGIAIVTWTCLPSSFTIFNFGTQKVVKNWQLFLCVAIGLWAGLIIGFVTEYYTSNAYSPVQDVADSCRTGAATNVIFGLALGYKSVIIPIFAIAIAIFVSFSFAAMYGIAVAALGMLSTIATGLAIDAYGPISDNAGGIAEMAGMSHRIRERTDALDAAGNTTAAIGKGFAIGSAALVSLALFGAFVSRAAITTVDVLTPEVFIGLIVGAMLPYWFSAMTMKSVGSAALKMVEEVRRQFNTIPGLMEGLAKPDYATCVKISTDASIKEMIPPGALVMLTPLIVGIFFGVETLSGVLAGALVSGVQIAISASNTGGAWDNAKKYIEAGASEHAKSLGPKGSECHKAAVIGDTIGDPLKDTSGPSLNILIKLMAVESLVFAPFFATHGGILFKIF, from the exons ATGGGTTCAGCTTTATTGTCGGATCTTGGTACAGAGATTGTAATTCCAATATGTGCTGTTATTGGAATTGTGTTTTCTCTTGTACAATGGTACCTTGTTTCGCTTGTTAAATTGTCGCCTGAACATGGAGAGAATAAGAAGAATGGATTTAATGATAGTTTGATTGAGGAAGAGGAAGGTATTAATGACCAGAATGTTGTTGTTAAGTGTGCCGACATACAGAATGCTATCTCTGAAG GGGCGACATCCTTCCTTTTCACCGAGTATCAGTATGTGGGTATCTTCATGGTTGCTTTTGCAGTCTTGATCTTCCTTTTCCTTGGCTCTGTTGAAGGCTTCAGCACCAAGAGCCAGCCTTGCACTTACAACAAGGAGAAGATGTGCAAGCCAGCCCTTGCTACGGCCATCTTCAGCACAATATCCTTCTTGCTTGGTGCTGTCACTTCAGTTGTTTCTGGTTTCCTTGGGATGAAAATAGCAACATATGCGAACGCAAGGACAACTTTGGAAGCCAGAAAAGGTGTCGGTAAAGCTTTTATTACCGCATTCAGATCTGGTGCTGTAATGGGTTTTCTCCTTGCTGCCAATGGCCTCTTGGTGCTTTATATTACAATTAATCTCTTTAAGCTATATTATGGTGATGACTGGGAGGGCCTTTTTGAGGCAATTACTGGCTATGGGCTTGGTGGATCTTCCATGGCTCTTTTTGGTAGAGTTGGTGGTGGCATTTACACCAAGGCCGCTGATGTTGGTGCTGACCTTGTCGGGAAGGTCGAAAGGAACATCCCAGAAGATGATCCCAGAAATCCTGCT GTGATTGCTGACAATGTTGGTGATAATGTTGGGGACATTGCTGGAATGGGTTCTGATCTTTTTGGCTCATACGCGGAATCATCTTGTGCTGCTCTTGTTGTGGCTTCTATCTCGTCTTTTGGAACTAATCATGATTTCACTGCAATGTGTTATCCCCTGCTCATAAGTTCGATGGGAATCCTTGTTTGTTTGATAACCACCCTTTTTGCTACTGACTTCTTTGAAATTAAAGCTGTCAAGGAAATTGAACCAGCCTTGAAGAACCAGCTTATTATCTCAACTGCTCTTATGACAGTGGGAATTGCAATTGTGACTTGGACTTGTCTTCCATCTTCCTTTACCATCTTCAATTTCGGCACGCAAAAGGTTGTAAAGAACTG GCAACTGTTTCTATGCGTGGCTATTGGTCTCTGGGCTGGACTTATCATTGGATTTGTCACAGAGTACTACACTAGCAATGCTTACAG CCCTGTCCAAGATGTAGCTGATTCCTGCAGGACTGGAGCTGCAACCAATGTTATTTTTGGCCTTGCTCTTGGCTACAAATCTGTCATCATTCCTATCTTTGCCATTGCAATAGCTATCTTTGTCAGTTTTTCTTTTGCGGCCATGTATGGTATAGCTGTTGCTGCTCTTGGAATGTTGAGTACCATTGCTACTGGATTGGCCATTGATGCGTATGGACCTATCAGTGACAATGCTGGAGGTATAGCTGAGATGGCTGGCATGAGCCACCGGATCCGTGAAAGAACTGATGCCCTTGATGCAGCTGGAAACACCACTGCTGCTATTGGAAAG GGATTTGCCATTGGATCTGCTGCACTTGTATCCCTGGCCCTGTTTGGTGCTTTTGTGAGTCGGGCTGCAATTACAACAGTCGATGTGTTGACCCCCGAGGTCTTCATTGGTTTGATTGTTGGTGCCATGCTTCCATACTGGTTCTCTGCCATGACCATGAAGAGTGTCGGTTCTGCCGCTCTGAAGATGGTTGAGGAAGTTCGCCGACAATTTAACACCATTCCTGGTCTTATGGAGGGCCTTGCCAAGCCTGATTACGCCACTTGTGTTAAGATCTCGACTGACGCATCTATTAAGGAAATGATTCCCCCTGGTGCTCTCGTCATGCTTACGCCCCTCATAGTTGGGATTTTCTTCGGAGTAGAGACTCTTTCTGGTGTTCTTGCTGGTGCTTTGGTTTCTGGTGTTCAG ATTGCAATATCTGCATCAAACACCGGTGGTGCATGGGACAATGCCAAGAAGTATATCGAG GCTGGTGCTTCGGAGCATGCAAAGTCCCTTGGCCCAAAGGGTTCCGAATGCCACAAGGCTGCGGTTATTGGTGACACCATTGGTGACCCTCTGAAGGATACTTCAGGTCCATCACTCAATATCCTAATCAAGCTGATGGCAGTAGAGTCACTTGTCTTTGCTCCATTCTTTGCAACACATGGTGGTATACTTTTCAAGATTTTCTAA